Part of the Oncorhynchus mykiss isolate Arlee chromosome 26, USDA_OmykA_1.1, whole genome shotgun sequence genome is shown below.
GCGACAAGGTATTGAAATGGCTTAAAGTACATTTTGGGGGGAAGGGATACGATGTGGTCTAATGTGAGGAAAGTGTTCAATCGTTCATTAAACTAATGAGTAGATGCAAAACGAATGTTAACAAATATCTGTAAATGTCATAACACTTACTGTACACCTGTCTCCTTCAAAAACAGTTCAAGGAGATCAGCTTTGCGTATGAAGTGTTGACTAATCCAGAGAAGAAGGAGCTTTATGATCGCTATGGGGAGCAGGGACTGCGagaaggaggtggtggtggtgggggaatGGATGACATATTTTCACACATCTTCGGTGGTGGACTCTTTGGCTTCATGGGCGGACAGGGGCGCAGCCGAAATGGTGGTAGacgaagaggagaggacatggttcACCCACTCAAGTAAGCTTAGTCTATGGATTGGTGGTGTCACAGATCTCTTTAGTGATaattaaatgttttttatatTATGATTCATTGTCTGACTGTTTAAGTGACCCGTGGTTTCTATGACCTTGCTACGCTCTCCAATTATGCGCATTGGTTTTTTAGAGTTTCACTGGAAGACCTGTACAATGGAAAAACAACTAAACTGCAGTTGAGCAAGAATGTTCTTTGTGGCACTTGTAATGGGTAAGTGTTTCCACTTTCATCCTTTTGTATCTGCAACAATTTTCCCACAATTACTTCTCTAGCCCACATGAAGCAGTGTTGAGATCTTGCTGTTTTTGCTTGTCAATTATTGCTTCATACGTGTTGATCATGTAGGTTTGTTGGTGTGTTAGACTAAAAGTTAACTTCTCAACAGCCAGGGTGGAAAGACTGGCGCAGTTCAGAAGTGTGTGGCCTGCAGGGGGCGTGGTATGCGCATCATGATCAGACAGTTGGCTCCTGGGATGGTCCAACAGATGCAGTCTGTTTGTACTGATTGTAATGGAGAAGGTAAGTAACAGTACAGTTTAGAAACCCTTATACTTGTAGTACCCAGATACACATGATtttaatcatatatatatatatatatatatatattttatttattattattattattattattattaataatactaAAAACCTTtcaactaggcaattcagttaaggacaaagtcttatttacaatgacggcttactggggaacagtgggttaactgccttgttcgggggcagaatgacagatgtttttcccctcttgtcagctcggggatttgatccagcaacctgctgcccaaggtagcctagtggttagcaaAAAGGCTTTGACTTCTATTGTTATACCCACAGGTGAGGTCATCAATGAGAAAGACCGCTGTAAAAAGTGCGAGGGCAAGAAGGTTAGCAAGGAGGTGAAAATCCTGGAGGTCCATGTCGACAAAGGCATGAAGCATGGGCAGAAGATCACCTTCGGAGGGGAAGCCGACCAGGCGCCTGGGGTAGAGCCAGGAGACATTGTCCTCGTCCTGCAAGAGAAAGAGCACGAGGTAGAGATTAActgctgtgctctggacaccatggTCCCCACACCTTAAGACTGGCTCTTGTAAACTAAGGGCAATATTACAATGTGGAAACATATTAGTGAAGCTGCAACATTGATGTGTAAACTTGTTATTACTCAGCTATTATGTCTCGCATGTCTATGAGGAGTATAGTATAGGTGGCGAATGTTGAATAGTAGCTGGATGAACAAAAGCGTCCAGCTGGCTGAGTTGGGTCCTCCAGCACTCTTGACTGGGATCCTTTGGGAGCAGATTGTAGTGACAGCACAATGCTGCTAGGCCAATGAGAACACAATGTAATCCAGTTTACAGTACTGTCCCCCCCCACCCTCTGAGCCCCCCTGCATGTCTGGCATAACTTGGTATTAATTATAGTCATGAGTGGCACGTAGTTCCTAATCTTGTAGTCCTAGCATTTCCACTCCATTGTCACCTCCAGACTCACTCACTCCTCTGAAGATGGGAGAACAGACACATGTTAATGGCACCAGCCTCTCATGTGGAAAACAGACCAGTACAATACCCTGACAGGGTGTATATGCACTGCTTCCTGGGGGGGGAGGGGCTGCTGCTGCTATCTTATGTTCATTATTTATGTGCCAGCAGTATCGGTTAGTTGCATTTCTATCAAGTGTGATTTTAAATTGGCCTATAACCATGTCTCTTACTATATTGACACTCTGCCTGTTTTCTCATGCCAACAGACATACAAGAGAGCGGCCCATGACCTGCACATGACCCATAAGATTGGCCTTGTCGAAGCACTTTGTGGATTCCAGTTTACGTTGAAACACTTAGACGGCAGACAGATTGTAGTCAAGTATGCTGCTGGCAAAGTCATTGAGCCAGGTAAGAATTTTATCTTTTTTCTAGTTTTACATGTGGAAGATGATACAACAGCATGTGAATATTAATCCGTGCAGTATGTGAAAGCAATGTTTCTTTTAATACAATGTTTATTTTACAGGCTCTGTCCGAGTTGTTCGAGGGGAAGGGATGCCACAGTACCGTAATCCATTTGAAAAGGGGGACCTATACATTAAATTTGATGTGCAGTTCCCAGAAAACAACTGGATCAGCCCCGATAAACTCAATGTAAGTCATGGACTATGAAAAGACGTGTCCATTTCTGTCACAAGCTTGAATATTATGGTAATGTTTGTTCTATTATGGGATTGAATGACACAATTTGATCATTCCTAACAGATTAGGATTTTGACCCAAACCATACTGGTTATGTTTAGCGGGGCTTTGTTATATATCATTTTAAAAAACAGCCCTTATGTGAATCTGCCACTTGTGCTACTTCAGCTTTTAAACACCATTACTAATGAGATTGGTATTTAAGAGCTAAGGTACCCCACAAGTGTCTTATTTATTTTTAAGGGTTTTGTAACGATAGCTGTATGCTGAATAGGGGGCTTTGCTAACTAGGCATAGTTTTTCTAATTTTCTGTGACCCTCTGTCAACCCCTAGGAGCTGGAGGACTTGCTGCCAACACGTGCCGAGGCTCCCATCGTGTCTGGGGATGCGGAGGAGGTGGACCTGCAGGACTACGACGTCAGCCAGGGCTCGTCTGGAGGACGACGTGAGGCCTACAACGACAGCTCAGACGACGAGGGAGGCCACCACGGCCCTGGAGTACAGTGTGCCCACCAGTAGCATCTGGCGCAGGGGAGAATGTATGTGTTGCACCCGCCCAATCTTCCATCCCGAACACGCATCCCTCACTCTCCTTGTGGCAACACCAGATAAGATGGGGGAAAAAGTCATTTCTCCTTTGAT
Proteins encoded:
- the LOC110506360 gene encoding dnaJ homolog subfamily A member 2 → MANVVDTKLYDILGVSPTATENELKKSYRKLAKEYHPDKNPNAGDKFKEISFAYEVLTNPEKKELYDRYGEQGLREGGGGGGGMDDIFSHIFGGGLFGFMGGQGRSRNGGRRRGEDMVHPLKVSLEDLYNGKTTKLQLSKNVLCGTCNGQGGKTGAVQKCVACRGRGMRIMIRQLAPGMVQQMQSVCTDCNGEGEVINEKDRCKKCEGKKVSKEVKILEVHVDKGMKHGQKITFGGEADQAPGVEPGDIVLVLQEKEHETYKRAAHDLHMTHKIGLVEALCGFQFTLKHLDGRQIVVKYAAGKVIEPGSVRVVRGEGMPQYRNPFEKGDLYIKFDVQFPENNWISPDKLNELEDLLPTRAEAPIVSGDAEEVDLQDYDVSQGSSGGRREAYNDSSDDEGGHHGPGVQCAHQ